Proteins encoded within one genomic window of Bacillus sp. 1NLA3E:
- the cysK gene encoding cysteine synthase A, translated as MAELIGNTPIVKLNRLAPENGAAVYLKLEFFNPSKSVKDRAAFNMIEVAEKEGKLTPGATIIEPTSGNTGIGLAMNAAARGYRAILVMPDTMTKERINILKAYGAEVVLTPGAEKMPGSIKKAQELAAKIPNSFIPMQFENQANPDAHRHSTALEIIDAMKIIGKPLAAFVATAGTGGTITGTGEALKDFYPNLSVHVVEPAGSPVLSGGKPGNHKLVGTSPGFIPDVLNQNVYDKIHKIKDEDAYSITRKLAKEEGILVGPSSGGACFAAIEVAKSLTPNDVVVCIASDSGERYLSSDLFQTE; from the coding sequence ATGGCCGAGTTAATTGGAAATACGCCAATAGTAAAATTAAATCGTCTAGCACCAGAAAATGGGGCAGCAGTTTATCTCAAGTTAGAGTTTTTTAATCCAAGCAAAAGTGTTAAAGACAGGGCGGCCTTTAACATGATTGAGGTGGCAGAAAAAGAAGGAAAATTGACCCCTGGGGCAACGATTATTGAACCAACAAGTGGAAATACGGGCATTGGACTAGCCATGAACGCTGCTGCACGTGGATACCGAGCTATTCTAGTAATGCCAGACACGATGACGAAGGAACGGATCAATATATTAAAAGCTTATGGTGCAGAGGTAGTCCTTACCCCTGGTGCCGAAAAGATGCCTGGTTCGATTAAAAAAGCCCAAGAGCTTGCAGCAAAAATTCCGAATAGCTTTATTCCGATGCAATTTGAAAACCAAGCCAATCCGGATGCTCATCGTCATTCCACGGCTCTAGAAATCATCGATGCAATGAAAATAATTGGTAAACCACTAGCTGCTTTTGTGGCAACGGCAGGGACTGGCGGAACCATCACTGGAACGGGAGAGGCACTGAAAGATTTTTATCCCAACCTATCTGTCCATGTAGTGGAGCCAGCAGGGTCCCCTGTACTTTCTGGTGGAAAGCCCGGTAACCATAAGCTTGTAGGCACAAGTCCAGGATTTATACCAGACGTTCTAAATCAAAATGTATATGATAAGATACACAAAATCAAAGATGAAGATGCCTACTCCATCACCCGCAAACTTGCCAAAGAAGAAGGAATATTGGTTGGTCCATCATCGGGTGGAGCCTGCTTTGCAGCCATTGAGGTTGCTAAAAGTCTAACTCCAAATGATGTGGTCGTATGTATTGCCTCCGATTCCGGAGAACGTTATTTATCAAGCGACTTATTTCAAACCGAGTAA
- a CDS encoding TetR/AcrR family transcriptional regulator yields MARNKEFDENEALRKAMELFWQQGYEKTSMNDLVNHMGVHRRSIYDTFGDKRTLFMSALTHYEEVIMMKMKKKIESELPVKQVIREVFEMVIYPNNNQPIGCFSVNAAVELSLLDQEVATKITEMFTKTETLFYELLKHGQEQGEISKHHDIKGLSLFLHNALVGIRVLVKTTDDKQKLESIIDLTLSTLE; encoded by the coding sequence ATGGCAAGAAATAAAGAATTTGATGAAAATGAAGCATTAAGGAAAGCCATGGAGCTTTTCTGGCAACAAGGGTATGAAAAAACATCCATGAATGATTTGGTAAACCATATGGGCGTTCACCGTAGAAGCATCTATGATACGTTTGGTGACAAACGCACTTTGTTTATGAGCGCTTTAACTCACTATGAAGAAGTCATAATGATGAAAATGAAGAAGAAGATAGAATCAGAACTACCGGTTAAACAAGTGATACGAGAAGTATTTGAAATGGTTATTTACCCGAATAATAATCAGCCAATAGGATGTTTTTCTGTAAACGCAGCAGTTGAATTATCATTACTTGATCAAGAAGTAGCAACAAAGATTACAGAGATGTTTACAAAGACAGAAACCCTTTTTTATGAGCTGCTGAAACATGGTCAAGAACAAGGAGAAATTTCCAAACATCACGATATCAAAGGGCTCTCTCTCTTCCTTCATAATGCACTTGTGGGAATACGAGTATTAGTAAAAACAACAGATGACAAGCAAAAATTAGAATCCATTATTGATTTAACGTTGTCAACATTAGAATAA
- a CDS encoding sporulation protein Cse60: MIQVKVFDYEHEKDLEKEMNRFLEKLEEKELLDIKYNVAAYQEDVEDQIYCFSAMVIYRA; the protein is encoded by the coding sequence ATGATTCAAGTAAAAGTATTCGATTATGAGCATGAAAAGGATTTGGAAAAAGAAATGAATCGATTTCTAGAGAAATTAGAGGAGAAAGAACTATTGGATATTAAGTATAACGTGGCAGCCTATCAAGAAGATGTTGAAGACCAGATTTATTGTTTTTCTGCAATGGTTATTTACAGGGCATGA
- the dat gene encoding D-amino-acid transaminase, protein MKYAILNGEFVERSQAKVDIEDRGYQFGDGIYEVIRVYNGTMFAEQDHLLRLVECAKKINLVLSLSIAEMKKQLQTLIVKNELGFGIVYLQFTRGVAPRNHAFPVPSTIGSFVAYTKELERPLTSINSGIKAALVDDIRWFHCDIKSLNLLGNLLAKQQAVEAGCGEAILHRDKTITEGSSSNISIIKNGVLRTHQADRYILNGITRQQMLAICRKNEITVEEKAFTVEELLSADEVFISSTTAEITPVVEISGTKIGNGVPGSITTKLQHLLEAEIKLQCGPIQ, encoded by the coding sequence ATGAAGTATGCAATTTTAAATGGGGAATTCGTTGAGCGAAGCCAGGCAAAGGTTGATATTGAAGATCGTGGTTACCAATTCGGTGATGGGATTTACGAGGTAATTCGAGTTTACAATGGTACCATGTTTGCTGAGCAAGATCATTTGCTACGGTTAGTGGAATGTGCAAAAAAAATAAACTTGGTGCTCTCTTTATCTATAGCGGAAATGAAAAAACAACTTCAAACCCTTATTGTGAAAAATGAACTTGGTTTTGGGATTGTATATTTGCAATTTACCAGAGGAGTTGCACCACGAAATCATGCCTTTCCTGTACCAAGTACAATCGGGTCTTTTGTGGCCTATACAAAAGAGCTTGAACGACCGCTAACGTCAATAAATTCCGGTATTAAAGCAGCTTTAGTTGATGATATTCGCTGGTTTCATTGTGATATAAAAAGCCTAAATCTATTAGGGAATCTATTAGCAAAACAACAGGCGGTCGAGGCAGGGTGCGGTGAAGCCATCCTCCATCGCGACAAGACCATAACGGAAGGAAGCTCATCTAATATATCAATTATTAAGAACGGTGTCCTACGCACTCACCAGGCTGACCGATATATTTTGAATGGAATTACTAGGCAACAAATGCTGGCAATTTGCCGAAAAAATGAAATTACGGTTGAAGAAAAAGCTTTTACAGTTGAAGAATTGCTATCAGCGGATGAAGTCTTTATCTCAAGTACAACTGCGGAAATAACCCCTGTTGTAGAAATATCAGGTACCAAAATTGGGAACGGTGTACCTGGTTCTATTACTACAAAGTTACAACATCTACTTGAAGCAGAAATTAAACTTCAATGTGGTCCGATTCAATAA
- a CDS encoding NADH:flavin oxidoreductase/NADH oxidase family protein yields the protein MNKNNTTLADSLQLQNGVIIKNRFFKSAMSEALGTNNQNPTKSLITLYKTWANGGAGLVMTGNVMIDRNALGEPGNVVVEDERDLDMLTKWAKAGTENETHLWMQLNHPGKQSPKTISKEPVAPSAIPLSGDLKSFFNQPRALLVKEIEDVIIRFGNAARIAKKAGFTGVQIHAAHGYLISQFLSPHHNKRTDEWGGSLANRMRFLIETYKEIRKQVGESFPIGIKLNSADFQRGGFTEEESMEVLQKMSEIGIDLIEISGGNYENPKMLVADVKETTKKREAYFIEYAHKARKLVSTPLVVTGGFRSEEGMNEAIASGAIDMVGIAKPFALVPDLPNKIFQGKYETVQTKPIRTGIKSIDKTASMLELGWYEQQLARIGKSQSPNPDHNVWVSLIQNVIANGRGVFLKRRG from the coding sequence ATGAACAAGAATAACACGACTTTGGCAGATTCATTACAACTCCAAAATGGAGTAATCATTAAAAATCGGTTCTTTAAATCTGCAATGAGTGAAGCATTAGGAACAAATAATCAAAACCCTACAAAGTCATTGATTACGTTATACAAAACATGGGCTAACGGAGGCGCAGGTCTTGTCATGACAGGAAACGTTATGATTGATCGGAATGCTCTAGGGGAACCAGGTAACGTTGTTGTGGAAGACGAACGTGATTTAGACATGCTAACGAAATGGGCGAAAGCTGGTACGGAAAATGAAACGCACCTCTGGATGCAATTAAATCATCCAGGAAAGCAGTCACCTAAGACAATATCTAAAGAACCTGTAGCACCAAGTGCTATTCCGCTTTCAGGAGACCTCAAGAGTTTCTTTAATCAACCACGCGCTCTGCTCGTAAAGGAAATTGAAGACGTAATTATTCGTTTTGGTAATGCTGCAAGAATTGCTAAAAAAGCTGGATTTACTGGTGTTCAAATCCATGCAGCACATGGATATCTTATTAGTCAGTTTTTATCTCCTCACCACAATAAGCGTACAGATGAATGGGGTGGAAGTTTAGCGAATCGAATGCGATTTTTAATTGAAACGTATAAAGAAATACGAAAACAAGTCGGAGAATCATTTCCGATCGGTATCAAGCTAAATTCTGCTGATTTTCAACGTGGTGGTTTCACCGAAGAGGAGTCAATGGAAGTTCTTCAGAAAATGTCTGAAATCGGCATCGACCTAATTGAAATTTCTGGAGGGAACTATGAGAATCCCAAGATGTTGGTAGCTGATGTGAAAGAAACTACCAAGAAACGGGAAGCTTATTTTATTGAATATGCGCATAAGGCCAGAAAATTAGTCTCTACGCCATTAGTTGTTACAGGCGGCTTTCGTTCTGAAGAAGGAATGAATGAAGCCATTGCTAGTGGAGCAATCGATATGGTGGGGATAGCAAAACCTTTTGCTTTGGTACCTGACCTTCCAAACAAAATCTTTCAAGGAAAATATGAAACCGTTCAGACCAAGCCTATCCGCACTGGGATCAAATCGATAGATAAGACCGCTTCTATGTTAGAACTGGGTTGGTATGAGCAGCAATTAGCAAGGATCGGTAAATCTCAATCTCCTAACCCTGATCATAATGTTTGGGTGTCTTTGATACAAAATGTGATAGCAAATGGTCGTGGTGTGTTTCTAAAAAGAAGGGGATAA
- a CDS encoding DUF2651 family protein, translated as MDPFSLVLFIFPIVVIVASIIGYLLVRKWYVMPLLTVIVFAILMFTVFNKSFFIWVVVYTLLSIAGSFLMKFIKEMSSK; from the coding sequence ATGGACCCATTTAGTTTGGTATTATTTATTTTTCCTATTGTTGTTATTGTAGCTTCAATTATTGGTTATTTATTGGTAAGAAAATGGTATGTAATGCCTTTATTAACAGTTATTGTTTTCGCTATCTTGATGTTTACTGTTTTCAACAAATCTTTCTTTATTTGGGTAGTTGTATATACACTACTTTCTATTGCCGGCAGTTTTCTAATGAAATTTATCAAAGAGATGTCAAGCAAGTGA
- a CDS encoding NAD(P)/FAD-dependent oxidoreductase, which translates to MNYDVVVIGGGPSGLMAGIAAGEKGKRVLLLDKGDKLGRKLAISGGGRCNVTNRLPIDEIIKHIPGNGRFLHSAFSLFSNEDIISFFEKLGIELKEEDHGRMFPVTDKAQSVVDALLDRLGQLGVKIWTNCPVKTVDYENGKVVSVKLQNGETIGTKAVVIAVGGKSVPQTGSTGDGYAWAKKAGHTITDLFPTEVPITSSEPFIKEKTLQGLSLRDISLSVLNQKGKPIITHKMDMIFTHFGISGPAVLRCSQYVVKELRKTGKKEVLMSLDALPSKTEEMLFQEIMKINKEDPKKVIKNSLKGFLPERYLLFLLERNGIDPTTLGAAVPHENWRNFIKSIKQFQISVNGTLSLEKAFVTGGGVSVKEIEPKTMASKLTEGLFFCGEILDIHGYTGGYNITSALVTGRLAGLNAGRYLAQK; encoded by the coding sequence ATGAATTATGATGTTGTAGTTATCGGCGGTGGGCCTTCTGGCTTAATGGCTGGAATCGCTGCAGGTGAAAAAGGGAAACGTGTGTTACTACTAGATAAGGGAGACAAACTTGGAAGGAAACTCGCCATTTCAGGAGGCGGGCGTTGCAATGTAACAAACAGATTACCAATTGATGAAATTATAAAACATATACCAGGGAATGGCCGATTTTTACACAGTGCCTTTTCCTTATTTAGCAACGAAGATATCATCTCCTTTTTTGAAAAGCTTGGGATTGAGTTAAAGGAAGAGGATCACGGTCGGATGTTTCCTGTTACAGATAAAGCCCAATCTGTAGTCGACGCCCTTTTAGACAGGCTTGGTCAACTTGGCGTAAAAATATGGACAAACTGTCCTGTGAAAACCGTTGATTATGAAAATGGGAAAGTTGTCAGTGTAAAATTACAAAATGGAGAAACCATCGGTACGAAAGCTGTTGTGATTGCCGTAGGTGGAAAATCAGTTCCACAAACCGGTTCTACCGGTGACGGATATGCTTGGGCCAAAAAAGCAGGTCACACCATCACGGATCTTTTTCCTACTGAGGTTCCGATTACTTCCTCTGAACCTTTCATAAAAGAAAAAACTTTGCAGGGTTTGTCATTAAGGGATATCAGCTTAAGTGTCTTAAATCAAAAAGGTAAACCGATTATTACGCATAAGATGGATATGATTTTTACCCATTTTGGAATTAGTGGCCCAGCCGTGCTTCGCTGTAGCCAATATGTCGTGAAGGAACTTCGTAAAACAGGAAAAAAAGAAGTTTTGATGAGTTTAGATGCACTCCCTTCAAAAACCGAGGAAATGTTATTTCAGGAAATTATGAAAATAAACAAGGAAGACCCTAAAAAAGTGATAAAAAATAGTTTAAAAGGATTTCTACCTGAACGATATTTATTATTTTTACTCGAAAGAAATGGGATTGATCCTACAACGTTGGGAGCGGCAGTCCCACATGAAAATTGGAGAAACTTTATAAAAAGCATCAAGCAGTTTCAGATTAGTGTGAATGGCACTCTCTCACTGGAAAAAGCCTTTGTTACCGGCGGCGGTGTTTCGGTAAAAGAAATTGAACCAAAAACGATGGCCTCAAAATTAACGGAAGGGTTATTTTTTTGCGGTGAGATTTTGGATATTCACGGATATACTGGTGGGTACAATATTACTTCTGCATTGGTTACAGGCAGATTAGCTGGATTAAATGCGGGGAGATATTTGGCTCAAAAATAG
- the thpR gene encoding RNA 2',3'-cyclic phosphodiesterase gives MEQQTHFFFALRLPLEVKEELKDLSDQVKKMFPFSRWVHEQDYHITLAFLGNADKVQLERAKELIHQQTIDSESFSLKIDNLGVFGRKDFPRIFWAGVQTEERLHIVRKQVFLACKQAGFQLESRPFHPHITLARKWSGDNPFPISQFDDEKILNHPLSFTGSEIVLYQTHLDKTPKYEAIASFPLNSR, from the coding sequence ATGGAACAACAGACTCACTTTTTCTTTGCATTAAGACTGCCGTTAGAAGTGAAAGAGGAACTAAAAGATTTGTCAGATCAAGTAAAAAAGATGTTTCCGTTTTCAAGATGGGTGCATGAACAAGATTATCATATTACCCTTGCATTCTTAGGGAATGCAGACAAAGTTCAGCTTGAACGTGCAAAGGAACTTATCCATCAACAAACGATTGACAGCGAATCCTTTTCATTAAAAATTGATAATCTTGGTGTTTTTGGAAGAAAGGATTTCCCAAGAATTTTTTGGGCAGGAGTTCAAACAGAAGAAAGATTACATATAGTAAGAAAACAAGTGTTTTTAGCTTGTAAACAGGCAGGTTTTCAGTTAGAATCTCGCCCTTTTCACCCACATATTACTTTAGCAAGAAAATGGTCAGGAGATAACCCTTTTCCAATCTCTCAATTTGATGATGAAAAGATTTTAAACCATCCTTTGTCGTTTACAGGAAGTGAAATCGTTTTATACCAGACCCATCTTGATAAAACTCCTAAATATGAGGCAATTGCTTCTTTTCCGTTAAATAGCAGATAA
- a CDS encoding pseudouridine synthase: protein MRIDKMLANLGFGSRKEVKQLLKTGAVNINDKVVKDSKFQVNPEHDVVILNGEVVEYKQFIYLMMNKPPGVISATEDNHDETVIDLLGQDDLVFEPFPVGRLDKDTEGLLLITNDGQLAHQLLSPKKHVPKLYYAVIEGVVTEEDVEAFKEGVTLDDGYLTKPGELTILKAGIRSEIELTITEGKFHQVKRMFQAVGKKVVYLKRMTMGPLKLDQGLELGEYRELTEEEIEQLITYEK, encoded by the coding sequence ATGAGAATAGATAAGATGTTGGCAAATCTCGGGTTTGGTAGCAGAAAAGAAGTGAAGCAGCTTCTTAAAACGGGTGCGGTAAATATTAATGATAAAGTTGTAAAAGACTCCAAATTTCAGGTTAATCCGGAACATGATGTAGTCATCTTAAATGGTGAAGTGGTCGAATATAAGCAATTTATCTATTTAATGATGAACAAACCCCCAGGGGTTATTTCAGCAACAGAAGATAACCATGATGAAACGGTTATCGATTTATTGGGTCAGGACGATCTTGTCTTTGAACCATTCCCGGTAGGACGTTTGGATAAGGATACCGAAGGGCTACTGTTAATCACGAATGATGGCCAATTGGCTCATCAGCTTCTTTCACCCAAAAAGCATGTTCCAAAGCTGTATTACGCTGTTATCGAGGGAGTGGTAACGGAAGAGGATGTAGAAGCTTTTAAAGAGGGTGTAACCTTAGATGACGGCTATTTAACAAAACCGGGAGAGTTAACTATTTTAAAAGCTGGAATAAGGTCTGAGATTGAGCTTACGATTACTGAGGGGAAATTCCATCAAGTGAAACGAATGTTTCAAGCGGTTGGGAAAAAGGTTGTCTATTTAAAAAGAATGACGATGGGGCCACTAAAGCTTGATCAAGGGCTTGAATTAGGGGAATACCGTGAACTGACAGAAGAAGAAATTGAACAGTTAATAACATATGAAAAATAG
- a CDS encoding DeoR family transcriptional regulator, with protein MKPSTNRMLNRIKSIYMFIQKNGTVSTQDLVEEFGITPRTIQRDLNVLAYNDLVESPSRGRWTTTHKKVKMSS; from the coding sequence TTGAAACCTTCGACTAACCGGATGTTAAACCGTATCAAATCCATCTACATGTTTATTCAGAAAAATGGGACAGTTTCGACACAAGATCTTGTAGAGGAATTTGGGATCACTCCTCGTACCATCCAAAGAGATTTGAATGTCTTGGCTTACAATGACCTAGTAGAAAGTCCCAGCCGCGGCAGATGGACAACAACTCATAAAAAGGTAAAGATGTCATCTTAA
- a CDS encoding putative polysaccharide biosynthesis protein, which translates to MSSKLLRGTFILTLGTMVSKVLGLFYVIPFYHIVGYRGTVLYNYSYVPYTIFISIATAGVPLAVAKFVSKYNALEEYGIGRKLFKSGLAVMLSTGVVAFLLLYLSAPMLAESVIRDKDQVSNVKDVVTVIRAVSFALIVVPFMSLIRGFFQGHQSMGPSAVSQVIEQIVRIVFVLAGAYVVLHIMKGSLVTAVSVATFAAFIGAIGSLVVLIWYWYKRKPYLDEILLQDKGTIDISLKQIYKEVLIYAAPFVFVGIANPLFQLIDQLTFNRAMVSIGLAKQTEFALSVLNFESHKLVIIPVSLATAFSLTLVPSVTKAFVENDRKDLIRQLNQTFQVMLFLTLPAVIGLSLLAEPVYTVFYEHKELGTEVLRAYSPVAILFALYSVTAAILQGINEQRFTILSLLVGLFIKLSLNIPFIKMFETRGAVLATALGYTAAILINIYVIRKYAHYPFRLVVRRSLLIILFTFLMFVGTFATYKLLLLFLSPASKSQSLIIIGICALVGAGIYVFLSYRTKLVYLLFGQRAEKIKQKLRLPF; encoded by the coding sequence ATGTCTTCAAAGCTATTAAGAGGAACCTTCATCCTAACTCTAGGAACAATGGTTTCAAAAGTTCTTGGTTTGTTTTATGTTATTCCGTTTTACCATATAGTAGGATATCGGGGTACCGTTCTTTACAATTATTCATACGTACCATATACCATTTTTATTAGCATTGCAACAGCGGGGGTTCCATTAGCTGTGGCGAAGTTTGTTTCAAAATACAATGCCTTAGAAGAGTATGGAATTGGTAGGAAACTGTTTAAATCGGGACTAGCTGTCATGCTAAGTACAGGTGTTGTTGCTTTCCTTTTGTTGTATCTTTCTGCACCGATGTTAGCAGAAAGTGTAATTCGGGATAAGGACCAGGTTTCGAACGTAAAAGACGTCGTTACGGTTATCAGGGCCGTTAGTTTTGCCTTGATTGTCGTTCCATTTATGAGTTTGATCCGCGGCTTTTTCCAAGGGCACCAATCTATGGGGCCATCTGCCGTATCACAGGTTATTGAACAAATTGTCCGGATTGTTTTTGTGTTAGCTGGCGCTTATGTAGTGTTACATATTATGAAAGGCAGTCTTGTGACTGCAGTTAGTGTGGCGACGTTTGCCGCTTTTATCGGGGCAATCGGGAGTCTTGTTGTGTTAATTTGGTATTGGTATAAACGAAAACCGTATTTAGATGAGATTCTGTTGCAAGATAAGGGTACCATCGATATATCATTAAAACAGATTTATAAAGAAGTATTAATATATGCTGCTCCGTTTGTGTTTGTGGGTATAGCTAATCCGTTATTTCAATTGATTGATCAGTTAACCTTTAACCGGGCAATGGTTTCGATTGGTCTTGCCAAGCAAACAGAATTTGCGCTTAGTGTCTTAAATTTTGAATCACACAAATTAGTGATTATCCCTGTTTCATTGGCAACGGCTTTTTCACTTACGCTTGTACCAAGTGTAACGAAAGCTTTTGTGGAAAATGATCGAAAGGACCTGATTCGTCAGCTAAATCAGACTTTCCAGGTAATGCTATTTTTGACCTTACCAGCAGTAATAGGACTATCGTTATTGGCTGAACCAGTTTATACCGTTTTTTACGAGCATAAGGAACTGGGAACTGAAGTATTACGGGCTTATTCACCAGTGGCTATCCTTTTCGCTCTTTATTCGGTAACAGCAGCTATTTTACAAGGAATTAATGAACAACGGTTTACGATCTTAAGTTTACTTGTTGGATTGTTCATAAAATTGAGCTTAAATATTCCCTTCATTAAAATGTTTGAAACAAGAGGTGCTGTGTTAGCAACTGCACTTGGGTATACAGCTGCAATATTGATCAATATTTATGTGATTAGGAAGTATGCACACTATCCATTTAGACTCGTGGTAAGACGGTCATTATTGATCATCCTGTTTACCTTTTTAATGTTTGTCGGTACTTTTGCCACATATAAGTTATTATTACTATTTTTGTCACCTGCATCAAAGTCACAATCTCTAATTATTATTGGCATTTGTGCCCTTGTTGGAGCAGGAATTTATGTATTTTTGAGTTATCGCACTAAGCTTGTTTATCTACTTTTCGGACAACGGGCAGAAAAGATAAAACAAAAATTACGTTTACCATTTTAA
- the pepV gene encoding dipeptidase PepV: protein MQQIDWTQEVEKRKNNLIQETQDLLHIKSVLDEQHPTSDAPLGREVKKALDFMLNLGEKDGFTVKNVGNLAGHIEFGSGEELVGILCHVDVVPEGDGWSSDPFEAEIRDGKIFARGAMDDKGPTMAAYHAMKIVRDLGVPINRRVRMIIGTDEESNWRCVNHYFKHEEMPTMGFAPDADFPIIHAEKGIADFDLVQSVVIEPDDKFQVEILTFQSGKRYNMVPDFAKAELMVQQPHTDLVQCFADFLKKKRLTGKQYVEGGKLVLELEGVSAHGMEPRNGKNAGLYLASFLSKFNLEPKAKHFIKFVVRFFAQDSRGKELGIQYTDDISGELTINVGKLRFSKEEGGRLGLNLRYPVTHQIEDSKKKLENLLQEEGYTIINFSNSNPHYVDEKDRLIQILKKVYEEQTGEKAELLAIGGGTYARSLKSGVAFGPLFPGREDIAHQKDEYIIIEDLLKATAIYAQAIYELTRSTN from the coding sequence TTGCAACAAATTGATTGGACTCAAGAGGTTGAAAAAAGAAAGAATAATTTAATTCAAGAAACTCAAGACCTTTTACATATAAAAAGTGTATTGGATGAACAACATCCAACTTCAGACGCACCGCTTGGTAGAGAGGTAAAAAAGGCTTTAGATTTTATGCTTAATCTTGGTGAAAAAGATGGATTCACAGTCAAGAATGTAGGTAACTTAGCTGGCCATATTGAATTCGGCTCGGGAGAAGAGTTGGTCGGAATATTATGCCATGTTGATGTCGTTCCAGAGGGTGACGGGTGGAGTAGTGATCCATTTGAGGCAGAAATACGGGATGGAAAAATATTTGCTAGGGGAGCTATGGATGATAAAGGTCCAACTATGGCAGCTTATCATGCCATGAAAATAGTAAGAGATCTTGGTGTACCCATAAATAGGCGTGTACGAATGATTATCGGTACCGACGAAGAAAGCAATTGGCGTTGTGTGAACCATTATTTTAAACATGAAGAAATGCCAACCATGGGATTTGCACCAGATGCAGATTTTCCTATCATCCATGCTGAAAAGGGAATCGCTGATTTTGATCTTGTTCAATCAGTGGTAATTGAGCCCGATGATAAATTCCAAGTTGAAATTCTCACTTTTCAATCTGGAAAGCGCTACAATATGGTTCCCGATTTTGCAAAAGCGGAATTAATGGTTCAGCAACCGCATACAGACTTAGTGCAGTGTTTTGCAGACTTTTTAAAAAAGAAAAGGCTAACAGGAAAGCAGTATGTTGAAGGTGGCAAACTGGTTCTAGAATTGGAGGGTGTATCTGCCCACGGAATGGAGCCAAGGAACGGGAAAAATGCTGGGCTGTATTTAGCATCGTTCTTATCAAAATTTAATTTGGAACCTAAGGCGAAACATTTTATTAAATTTGTTGTTCGTTTTTTTGCTCAGGATTCTCGCGGCAAGGAATTAGGAATTCAATACACCGATGATATTTCCGGGGAATTAACCATCAATGTTGGTAAACTTAGATTTTCAAAGGAAGAGGGAGGACGCTTAGGATTAAACCTCCGTTATCCCGTTACACACCAGATTGAGGATTCAAAGAAAAAACTTGAAAACTTGTTACAAGAAGAAGGGTATACGATCATTAATTTTTCAAATTCTAATCCGCATTACGTAGATGAAAAGGATAGGTTGATTCAAATTTTAAAAAAGGTGTATGAGGAGCAAACGGGAGAAAAAGCCGAATTACTGGCAATTGGCGGAGGAACCTATGCTCGGTCCTTAAAGTCAGGTGTGGCTTTTGGACCGCTTTTTCCAGGAAGAGAAGATATTGCCCATCAAAAGGATGAATATATCATAATAGAAGATTTACTAAAAGCGACTGCTATCTATGCTCAAGCAATTTATGAGTTGACCCGATCTACAAACTAA